CGCGCGGCTGAGACCCCTTGCCCCCCGGCCCCCGGACGCTTAGACAGAGCGTCAAATCGTGACAAATGCGCCGCGCGCAAAGGGTGAACATGGCCAAAGGCTCCTCAAGCATTTCGAAAACCGCCGTCTGGATTCTGATGGGTCTGTTGATCCTGGGTCTGGGAGGGTTTGGCGCCACCAGCCTGTCGGGCAACATCCGTACCATCGGGACCGTTGGCGACATGCCTGTGTCGGTGGACAGCTATGCGCGCCAGTTGCAACAGGAAATGCAGGCGGTCCAGCAACAGACAGGCCAACCTTTGCCCTTTGCGCAGGCACAACAAATCGGGCTCGACCGCGCGGTGCTTCAACGGGTGATCGCAACGCGCGCGCTGGATCATGAAGCCGCCCAGATGGGCCTGTCGATCGGAGATGCGACCCTGCGCGACCGGATTCTTGAAATATCCGCTTTTCGCGGCGTGGACGGGACCTTTGATCGCGACGGATATCGCTTTGCGTTGGAACAAAACGGCGTGACCGAGGCGCAGTTCGAAACACAGCTGCGCGAAGAAGTGTCCCGCACCTTGATCCAGGGAGCGATCCTGAACGGTGTCGTCATGCCTGATGCCTATGTGGAAACACTGGTGAACTTCGTCGGGGAGCAGCGCAGTTTCACATGGACCCGTCTGGGAGAGGCGGATTTGGCGACCCCCATTCCAGTTGCCGACGATGTCACCTTGCGTACGCATTATGACGCGAATATCGACGCTTTCATGCTGCCTGAGACCAAGCAGATCACCTATGCGATCCTGAGCCCGGATTCGTTGATTGACGAGGTCGAGATCGCCGAGGCTGAACTGCGCGAAGCTTATGATCAGCGCAGCGCTGAATTTGACCAGCCCGAACGTCGGCTTGTGGAACGTCTCGCCTATCTGGATGAGACAGGCGCGAATGATGCCAAGGCCGCTCTTGAGGTCGGAAACAGTTTCGAAGGTCTGGTAGAGGCGCGCGGCCTGACGCTTGCGGATATTGATCTGGGGGATGTGACTGAGGCAGAACTCGCCGACGCCGGTGCTGAGGTGTTTGCGGCGGAAGTTGGCGCAATTGTGGGTCCGCTTCCGAGCTCTTTGGGACCTGCCCTTTATCGCGTAAATGCGGTTCTTCCTGCTCAGTTTGTACCATTTGAAGACGCGCAATCCATCCTGCGTCCAGAGCTCGCGGCAGATCGCGCGCGCCGGCTGGTTGAGGCACAGGCGGAAAATCTGGACGATCTTCTGGCGGGCGGCGCCACGCTCGAAGAATTGGCAACGGACAGCGACATGATTTTGGGCAGCATTGACTGGACCCTTGAAAGCACAGATGGCATTGCAGCTTACGAAGCATTCCGGCGCGCAGCCAACGCGGTCACGGTAGAGGACTTCCCGGAGATTGAGCAAGTGGAAGACGGCGGGTTGTTTGCCCTGCGTCTGGACGCGGTTTTGCCGCCCCGCCCGGCCCCGTTCGAACAGGCACGTGCAGACGTCTTGACCCATTGGCAAGCCGGCGAGATCGAGGCCAGCCTGACGGCTCAAATTGAAACGCAATTACCGCAACTGCGCGAAGGTGCGGAGTTTGCGACACTGGGCCTGGATGCCGTGCGCGAAGAAAACCTGTTACGCAGTAGCTTTGTAGGCGGCACACCGACCGGTTTCATGTCGGATGTTTTTGATATGGATGTCGGAGATGTCGCTGTAATGCAGGACGACGCCGCCATTGTGATCGTACGTCTGGATGAAATTGCCGCACCTGAAGAGAACGAGGATACCGCGACCCTGCGCATGCAGTTGGAACAGCAGGCGGGTCAGGCTCTTGCGCAGGACGTCTATGAAATCTTTTCAAATGATGTGACCCTGCGTGCCAACCCGCAAATCAATCCGCAGGCCTTGCAGGCGGTCCATGTGAATTTCCCCTGATCTATGGCACTAATCCCAGAGTTTAAGGCCTTTGAGACCGCCTACGCAGCAGGGCGTAATCAAATTGTCTACACGCGGCTGGCCGCGGATCTGGACACGCCTGTTTCCTTGATGCTCAAGCTGACCGGGGCAAAAAAAGACGCCTTTGTTCTGGAATCGGTGACGGGCGGCGAAGTGCGCGGACGCTATTCGATCATCGGTATGAAACCAGATCTGATCTGGCGGTGTCACGGGACGCAGAGCGAAATCAACCGCGCTGCGCGCTATGACGCGGAAGCGTTTACCCCGCAGGACGGCAATCCGCTGGATGGGCTGCGCACGCTTCTGAGCGAAAGCAAAATTGATCTGCCCGATGACTTGCCACAGGCGGCAGCGGGGCTTTTCGGCTATCTTGGCTATGACATGGTGCGGCTGGTGGAACATCTGCCAGACATTAACCCGGACCCGCTGGGCTTGCCGGATGCTGTGATGATGCGCCCTTCCGTGGTGGCTGTGTTGGACGGTGTGAAGGGCGAGGTGACCGTCGTCTCTCCCGCTTGGGTCTCAGATGGGCAATCCGCCCGCGCGGCCTATGCGCAGGCCGCCGAACGCGTCATGGATGCAGTCCGAGATCTCGAACGCGCCATGCCCGTTGCGACCCGTGACCTTGGTGAGGCGGACACGCCCGGCGATCCGATTAGTAATTTCACCCATGACGGGTATAAATCAGCCGTCGAAAAAGCGCGCGATTATATCCGCGCCGGTGATATCTTTCAGGTGGTGCCTGCACAGCGCTGGACGCAGGATTTCAAGCAGGATCCCTTTGCGCTCTATCGCAGCCTGCGGCGTACAAATCCTTCGCCCTTCATGTTTTATTTCAACTTCGGCGGCTTTCAGGTGATCGGTGCCAGCCCCGAAATTCTGGTGCGTGTCTTTGGCAAAGAGGTCACCATTCGACCAATCGCCGGAACGCGCCCGCGCGGCGCCACGCCTGAAGAAGACAACGCCTTGGAAGCCGATCTGCTGGCCGATCAAAAAGAGCTCGCCGAACACTTGATGCTTTTGGATCTGGGCCGCAATGATGTGGGTCGTGTTGCCAAGATTGGCACCGTTCGCCCCACCGAAGAATTCATCGTCGAGCGCTATAGCCATGTGATGCACATCGTATCCAACGTGGTGGGCGAATTGCACGACGACAAGGACGCGCTGGACGCGTTTTTCGCTGGTATGCCTGCGGGCACAGTATCCGGCGCGCCCAAGGTGCGTGCGATGGAGATCATCGACGAGTTGGAACCTGAAAAACGCGGTGTCTACGGGGGCGGCGTTGGCTATTTCAGCGCGGGCGGCGATATGGATATGTGCATCGCGCTGCGCACCGCCGTGGTGCAGGATCAAAAGCTTTACATTCAGGCCGGGGGGGGCGTCGTCTATGACAGCGACCCGGAGGCCGAGTTTCAGGAAACCGTGCATAAATCCAACGCGATAAGGCGCGCAGCAGCCGATGCCGCGCGGTTCTCAGGCGAGGGCAACACCTGATCCATGCCCAATGCGCCCTTTGAGATTGCCGGAAAAAGGATCGCGCGGGGCAGCAGCGAGACCGTGCACTTGCCGGTTTCAACAATGCCGGATCATACGCCGGTCAACCTGTCGGTGCAGGTGCATCATGGCAAACGTATTGGGCCAACGCTCTTTGTATCGGCGGCGGTGCATGGCGACGAGGTGATCGGTGTGGAGATCGTCAGGCGTCTGTTGCGCGCTCCCCAGCTTCGCTCGTTGCGCGGGACTCTGCTGGTTGTGCCTGTGGTGAACTCATTCGGGTTTTTGAACCGTTCTCGATACCTGCCGGACCGACGCGATCTCAATCGTTGTTTTCCCGGCCATCCCTCGGGCTCGCTGGGCTCCCGTTTGGCCCATATTTTTCTCAACGAGGTGGTACTGCGCTGCGATGTTGGGATTGATTTGCATTCCGCGGCCATCCACCGCACCAACCTGCCGCAGATCCGGGTGTCTCCTCGTGATGAGGCCACGCAGAAAATGGCTGCGGCTTTTGGCGCACCGGTGGTTTTGACGTCGCCGCTACGCGAGGGATCGCTGCGTGCTGAGGCGGCTGAGCGCGGCACGCCAGTCCTGCTTTATGAAGCGGGCGAAGGTCTTCGCTTTGATGAAATGGCAGTGCGCGCAGGCGTCATGGGCATCCTTCGGGTCATGCGCGGCCTCGGCATGGTGGCAGCCAAGGGCGTCGCCAGAGCCAAGGTTGAACCCTATTACTGCAAATCCTCCACGTGGCTGCGCGCACCCGCCGGTGGATTGCTGCGCACATTCCGTGCAGAAGGCGAAACGGTGGAAACGGGAGATGTGCTGGCAACAGTATCCGATCCATTTGGTGGCAAGGAAACGGACTTGCTGGCCCCCTCACCGGGAATTTTGATCGGCCGCGCCATTCTGCCTGTGGTCAATGAGGGGGATGCGGTTTTCCATCTGGCCGCCCTGAACCCGCGTGTCTCGGAAGACACCGTCGAAGATCTGGCAACTCAGTTGGAAACTGATCCGCTTTTTGACGAAGACGAGATCATCTGACCGCTTGTCGGGGATGTATTTGCAAATTGCGCTATTGGCTTTGCAAAGCCGCAGAGACAGGCACCAGCGCCACGGTTTTGGCCCGGTCTTGCAAACCCCAGATCAAGAGCGCAGAAATCGTGTCTTCACGCAGACGGCCCAGCATGATCACGCCGCCCTCGCGCCCTGCTTTGAATGCAGCCTGATCGAGAAACCGTCGAATGACCGTGGGCGTTTGTTCAGCGCTGTCAAAGTCGCGAAAGACAACCGCTGAGGGAACCCCTGATTTCGCGGCCAGCTTCTGCACAGTATTCAAGCCCTGGTTCTGCGTTACAAAGCCATGTCCGGTCTGCGCCAATATCTCGGTCACCTGTTCCGCCGCATCGCGCGTGCCTTGCAGGCCTTCGCCAACGCCCTCCAAGACGCCCACCGCTTCGGGGACCATCTCAAGAGCTGCGGCGAGCGTGACTTCGGCATCGCGCGCCGTCGCACCGCTGGGTAAATCAATCAGAGCCAGCACCTCGAAACCTTCGGCACGATATGCAGCCATGCGGTCCTGCGCGTCGGGCAGGTTCGTGTCCACCGCGAAACTGATCGGATAAGGAAAGCTGCGCAATGCAGGTAATCCTATGGTATCGCGCGACAAATTCACCCCTTCATCCATAAGAACAATCGCCATCACCGGTTTGTCGCCTGTATTGTCAAACGCGGCTGCAAACTTCTCAACCGGGCGCAGGGCGCGCGCAGCACCTTCATTTGTCTGACCCGCCTCCGATATCTCGCCCGTTGCGTCGCCATCGGCATCTCCCGCGAGCGTTGGCAATCTGTTCACTTCGACTTCTGGCGCGAGGTTCCCAACCGTGCCTTCGGATCCCTTGAGCGCCAGCATCTGATCCTCTGGCAACGGGTCTGATTGTGGTTGCGGTGCAGGCTCCGCATCAAAAGGCCCCGAACCGATCTGCGGCACAGGCGCTGTTCCAATGACGGGCGAGACGGTGATCTCTTCTGAAACCGGGGAGTCGGGTGACGTGACAGGTGACATTGAGGGTTGCGATTGTTGCGCCTGCGCTGTTTCAGCCTCAGGGCCCGGTGTCTCAAACGCCTGCGTTTCGGACGGCACGGCGGGCGCTTTGGGTTGATCCGGGTCTTGAGAGATCGATGTGGAAACACCGGGCGCTGATTCCGGCGCTTCGGCCTCGCTGACATCGCCAAACGCGCTTTCATCCCCGCTTGGGGGCACCGGTTGTACCGGGTCGACGCTCAAGGCAATTTCGGAGTTGGCAGATGGCGTGGCAGGCTGCGCGGGATCGGTTGAAACCGTCACGGAAGGCTCCACGCTCGGGGCTTGCAGACCTGTCGTTCGTTCCGCTGGAACAACTGGCGTCTCACCTGTCGTTGTATCAATGTCGGGCGTTGCAGTTTCCACATCAGGATCAGCCAAATCAGACGCCGCACCCGTTTCGGGCTGCGCAGCGGGCGCCATCACAGCCTCAGGAACAGCCGCCAGAGTATCGGGTTGTGGTGCCGGTATCGGTTGGCCCGTCACAGGGACAGGCTTTTCAGCATCGGGCGTTGTTTCCTGATCCTGTGACGCAATATCGGGCTCCGATAAGGGTTCTGTCTGATCGGTTGACGGCACAGCCTCATCTACTGCAGCCGTCGCCTCTTGCTCCTGCGGAACAATAGCGGCTTCAGGTGCTGCCAGCGTGACATCCGCCGTCTGCGAACGATCTGCAAATGTGGATACGACGCCCAATACACAAATACTGACCGCGCTGCCCCAAACAGCTCCTTTCAGAAAACCACGTGCCACGATGCCCTCACCTCATTCCGCCCCTGATCCGCTTTGACGTTGCGCGTTTCAGGACTGTCTATCCCGGTCATGCCCTGACCTTTTGCACGTGTTTGCGCCCCTTGACGCAGCCTTGCAAGCCTGAACATGTATGCAACACATATACCGTGCTAGAGCCTTCCTGCTCCAGCCCCGAATTCGAAGTAATGGACATGCTGCTGCTGATCGACAATTACGACAGTTTTACCTACAACCTGTTGCACTATCTGGGCAGTCTCGGGGCGGAAGTCGTCGTTCATCGTAATGACGCGCTGGATGTGCAACAAGCCATGGCCATGAACCCTGCTGGCATTTTGCTGTCCCCCGGACCTTGCGATCCGGATCAGGCAGGAATTTGCCTTGCGATTACGCAAGCAGCGGCGGAAACCCGCACGCCCTTGATGGGGGTTTGTCTGGGACATCAGACCATTGGACAGACGTTCGGCGGCAAGGTCGTTCAGGCAAAAGACATCGTGCACGGCAAAATGGGGCATATCGACCATAGTGGTAAGGGGCTGTTTGCCGGGCTGCCAACCCCCTTCGCCGCTACGCGCTATCATTCGCTGACGGTGGATCGCGCCACATTGCCCGACAGCCTTGAGATCACCGCCGATCTGGCGGACGGAACGATCATGGGACTTCAGCACCGGGAACTCCCCATCCACGGCGTACAATTCCATCCGGAATCAATCCGGTCAGAGCACGGCCATGCGCTTTTGCAAAACTTTCTGAACGAAATGAAGGTTGCGGCATGAGTGACGCGCTGAAACCGCTGATCGGGGCGGCCGCAACCGGCCCTTTGACCAAAGAACAAGCGGAAATGGCATTCGCAATCCTCTTTGAGGGCGAAGCCACGCCCAGCCAGATCGGTGGCTTGCTGATGGCGTTGCGCACGCGTGGGGAAACGGTCGACGAATATGCCGCCGCCGCGGCTGTCATGCGCGCGAAATGCCATGCCGTGCGTGCGCCCGAAGGGGCGATGGACATCGTGGGCACAGGCGGTGACGGCAAGGGCACCCTGAACATCTCCACCGCCACAGCCTTTGTCGTCGCAGGCGCAGGCGTGGTCGTGGCCAAACACGGCAATCGCAACCTGAGTTCAAAATCCGGCGCAGCAGATGCGCTGACACAGATGGGATTGAATGTCATGGTTGGCCCGGAAACCGTGGAAAGGGCTCTGGCTGAGGCCGGGATCGGCTTCATGATGGCACCGATGCATCACCCGGCGATTGCCCATGTGATGCCGACGCGGGCAGAACTGGGAACCCGCACGATTTTCAATATCTTGGGGCCTTTGACAAACCCTGCGGGGGTCAAACGACAGCTCACAGGTGCGTTTTCGCGTGACCTGATCCAGCCTATGGCCGAAACACTCGCGGCATTGGGATCCGAGAAAGCCTGGCTGGTGCATGGCTCTGATGGCACGGATGAACTGACCATCACGGGCGTTTCCTGGGTCAGTGCGCTGGATCTGGATGGATCGATTTCCAATATCGAAATCCACCCGGAAGATGCCGGTTTGCCAGTGCACCCTTTCGAGGACATCATCGGCGGGACGCCAGAGGAAAATGCACGTGACTTCAATGCATTGTTGGATGGTGAGCTTTCGGCTTATCGCGATGCGGTTTTGTTGAATGCGGCAGCTGCACTTTTGGTGGCGGATGCGGTTTCCACCCTGAGGGAAGGCGTCGAGCGCGCCGCCGCAGCCATCGACAGCGGTGCCGCGCGTGACAAGATCGCTGCTGTCGCAGAAATCACCCAAGCAGCGTGAGCGAATACAGTCTGCGATCTCTCGGCGCTTGGGCAGATCTGCCGTTTTTTGCGACCCAATGGCCCAACATAGAAGCGCAGTTAGCCACAGAAACACGTCAGGTATTGCCTCCGCCTGGCAAGGTGTTTCGTGCCTTGGAACGCGCGCAACCTTGTGACGTCAAGGTCGTTATTCTAGGTCAGGACCCCTATCCGACACCGGGACACGCGCATGGGTTGGCATTTTCTGCCGAGGCGGATGTGCGACCGCTGCCCAGATCGCTGGGAAATATTTTCAAGGAAATGCAAAGTGATCTGGGTGCAGCCCCTGTGAGTGCCAATCTGGAATTTTGGGCAGATCAAGGTGTCTTGCTGCTCAACACCATCCTGACTGTCCCGGCTGGCGAAGCCAAGGGACATGAAAAACTGGGGTGGCAAATCCTGACAGGCCAAATCCTGAACCGATTGGCAGACCACCCGCGCGCCTACCTGCTTTGGGGAGCCGACGCCCATAAGACAGCCCGAGACGTAGATGCAGAGCAAAATCTCAAGATCGAAACGTCGCATCCCTCCCCGCTCTCTGCCCGGCGCGGTTTTTTTGGATCCAGACCGTTCAGCCGGGTCAATGTGTGGTTGCAGGCGCGCGGCGCGCAGGCCATAAACTGGGCGAACGCGCCGGAGATCCCATGACCGAAACCATTCTTGAAAAAATCAAAGCCTACAAGCTGGACGAAGTTGCCGCAGATAAAATTGCAAAACCTCTGGTGGAAATTGAGGCAGAGGCACGCGAGGCACCGCCGGTAAGACCGTTTGCAGATGCTGTTCACCATGCCACGTTGGAAGGCTACGGGCTCATCGCTGAAATTAAAAAAGCAAGCCCGTCCAAGGGTCTGATCCGGCCCGATTTTGACCCGGAGTCCCTGGCCAAAGCCTATGCAGATGGAGGGGCGACCTGCCTGTCCGTCTTGACAGATACGCCCAGTTTCCAAGGCGCAAAGAACTACCTCGTTGCCGCCCGTGCGGCCTGCGATTTGCCGGTATTGCGCAAGGATTTCATGTACGACACCTATCAGGTAGCCGAGGCACGCGCCATGGGGGCGGATTGCATCTTGATCATTATGGCATCGGTGAGCGATGATCAGGCCAGCGATCTGGAAGAGGCGGCAACGGAATGGGGCATGGATGCCTTGATCGAAGTGCATGACGGCATTGAATTGCAACGCGCAAGCCATCTCAAGAGCCGCATGATCGGGATCAACAATCGCAATTTAAAGACCTTCGAGACGTCGCTTGATACCACGCGCAGGCTGTCACGTGACGTGCCTGCGGATCGGTTGATTGTTGCTGAATCCGGTCTGAGCACAGCGGAAGATCTTGCCGATATGGCGCGATATGGCGCACGCATTTTCCTGATCGGGGAAAGCCTGATGCGTCAGCAAAACGTCGAACAGGCGACGCGAGACTTACTCGCAAATCCGATGACCGCCGGAGGCATGTAAGATGACCGGGAAGCTGACGCATTTTGACAGCAAGGGCGACGCCCATATGGTCGATGTGGGCGACAAGCCGGTAACGGATCGGATCGCCGTTGCGCAATGCCACATCAGGATGAAGCCTGAAACGTTTGATATCATTACAAAAGGTCGCGCAAAAAAGGGTGACGTTCTGGGGGTCGCGCGTCTGGCCGGCATCATGGCGGCAAAACGTACATCTGACTTGATTCCGCTGTGCCATCCTTTGCCGATCACGAAGATCGGAGTCGCGTTCACCGCAGATAGGGACTTACCGGGGTTTCACATCGAGGCAACCGTCAAAACCACGGGCCAGACCGGTGTCGAAATGGAAGCGCTGACGGCAGCCTCAGTCGCCGCTTTGACGGTCTTTGACATGTCCAAGGCTGTCGATAAAACCATGCAAATCAATGAACTGCGTGTTGTTCTTAAAGATGGCGGTAAATCCGGTCGGTTTGAGGCGCAATGATCACGGTCGCGCAGGCGCTGGATCACTTGTTCGAGCTCGTGAAGCCTCTCGACATCGAAACTGTGCCGCTGCGCCGCGCGTCAGGTCGGATCCTTGCGCGCGACGGGGTGGCGGCCCGCACGCAGCCCCCCTTTCATGCGGCCTCCATGGATGGTTACGCGATGCGCCGCTCAGAGGCTGAACCGGACGCAATGCTCAAAGTCGTCGGAGAGGCCGCCGCGGGTCACAGCTATCAGGGCAAGTTGGGCCCCGGCCAATGCACGCGGATATTCACCGGCGCTCCGATGCCGCAAGAGGCTGATTTCGTTGTGATTCAGGAAGATGTCACGCGGCGCGGCGATGTGATCACCTTGAACCGTGACATGGACACAAAGGACAACGTTCGACCGGCGGGTGGTGATTTTAAGGTGGGCGACAAGATTGAGGCCCCGCGCCGGTTGGGGGCCCCGGATGTGGCGTTGCTGGCCGCCATGAATATTGCTGAGGTGCCTGTCACGCGTCGTCCCATCGTCGCCATCATGGCGACCGGAGATGAATTGGTCATGCCCGGCGAGACCCCGGGACCAGATCAGATCATCGCCTCCAATTCTTTCGGGCTGGCCGCGCAGCTGGAAGCCCTTGGCGCTGAGACCCGCATGATCCCGATCGCGCGCGATACTGTCGCATCGCTCAAGACGGCGTTTGCACTCGCCGCTTCTGCCGACCTGATTGTGACCATTGGCGGCGCATCGGTTGGAGACCATGATCTGGTCGCACCCGTGGCCGCCGACCTCGGCATGAAACAATCCTTTTACAAGGTTGCCATGCGTCCGGGTAAGCCGCTGATGGCGGGTCGTTTGAACGATGTGCCAATGATTGGCTTGCCGGGAAATCCAGTCTCGGCCTTGGTGTGCGGCCTCATTTTTGTGGCCCCTGTAGTGCGCGCAATGTTGGGCCTCCCCGCTGGTGCAGCCCCAAGAATGGTAACGCAACTCGCCGCAACCTTGCCCAAGAACGGGCCGCGAGAGCATTACATGCGTGCCAAGGTAACGCCTGATGGGTTACGCGCTTTTGACCGACAGGACAGCTCGCTTTTGACAGTTCTCGCCGATTCCAACGCGCTTTTGGTGCGCGCGCCTCATGATCCGGCCCGCGAAACCGGTGAGAGCGTGTCATACCTGCCTTTGTGAAATCCTTTAGAAAGCGTTGACACAAAACGGGAACATCACTAGAACAAACGCAAATTCAGGCGTCGGAGGGACCAAAAGATGCTCACCAAGAAGCAGTTGGATTTGCTGGAGTTCATTCAAAAGCGCATGCAGCGTGATGGTGTACCGCCCAGCTTTGATGAAATGAAGGAAGCGCTCGATCTGCGCTCCAAATCGGGAATTCATCGGCTGATCACAGCCTTGGAAGAGCGTGGATTTATCCGTCGTCTCGCCCACCGGGCTCGGGCCATAGAAATCGTGAAGCTGCCTGAAAGCCTTGGCGGTAACCCCACAAGCGGGTTCAACCCGCGCATCATTGAAGGCGACAAACCGGATGCGCCAAAACCTGCGGGTGCACAATCTGTCACCAGCGCCTTTGCTATCGAACTGCCGTTGATGGGGCGGATTGCCGCGGGTGTTCCGATTGAGGCGATTAATCAACAATCCCACAACGTCGCGGTGCCAAGTCAGATGTTGTCGGGATCAGGAGAACATTACGCCCTGGAAGTGCGCGGAGATTCCATGATCGAAGCCGGTATCAATGACGGCGACGTGGTGGTGATCAAGGAAACCAGCGTAGCCGACAACGGCGACATCGTCGTGGCCCTCGTCGAAGATCATGAGGCCACGCTGAAACGCTATATGCGCAAGGGTCAGAGCATCGCGCTGGAGGCCGCAAACCCAGCTTATGAAACCCGCATCTTCAAGGACGATCAGGTCAAGGTACAAGGTAAGCTGGTGGGACTTATCCGCACTTATTGACGCGGAAAACCGCGTGCGTGCCACGGCGTCCAGAGCCGGTCACCCGTTACATCGCGGACAGATGTCAGACGGATTCCGTTTTTTCCAGTGGTGATGGCGACAGCCCCCATGTTCTTCAGGCGCGCCGGGTCAAACAGCATGCATCCCGATGCTGTTTTGGGTAGGTTCAGGTTTGCGACAATGATCTGGCCTTCTGAGCACCCCTCAAACCCCGCTACCGCTTTTTTACCGGCCAGATGCATGACGCTAATGCCCCCGGGCAACGCCGCGATGCGCGTGTCTGGCCACCGCTCGGATGCCGTGAATTGATCGGTCATCTCGCCATCGTTTTCCAGCCAGTTCTGCGCAACAAATCCTGCCCCTTTCGCTTTGCTCAGGGCGCGTCCCTCCCCAGTCATGATGCCAACCAGCGTGCCATTTTCGGCAATCAATCCGATGGGGCGATCCGAAGTCACCCAGAGCCAGAACGCCGCCAAAACCGGTATCACGCCCATCAACCGCGTGCGCCCTTGCCACAGGCACAGCCACAAAAACCCCAATGCGATCATCGGTAAAACCGCAACCCCCGGTCCATGTACA
This genomic interval from Paracoccaceae bacterium contains the following:
- the trpC gene encoding indole-3-glycerol phosphate synthase TrpC; translated protein: MTETILEKIKAYKLDEVAADKIAKPLVEIEAEAREAPPVRPFADAVHHATLEGYGLIAEIKKASPSKGLIRPDFDPESLAKAYADGGATCLSVLTDTPSFQGAKNYLVAARAACDLPVLRKDFMYDTYQVAEARAMGADCILIIMASVSDDQASDLEEAATEWGMDALIEVHDGIELQRASHLKSRMIGINNRNLKTFETSLDTTRRLSRDVPADRLIVAESGLSTAEDLADMARYGARIFLIGESLMRQQNVEQATRDLLANPMTAGGM
- the moaC gene encoding cyclic pyranopterin monophosphate synthase MoaC; protein product: MTGKLTHFDSKGDAHMVDVGDKPVTDRIAVAQCHIRMKPETFDIITKGRAKKGDVLGVARLAGIMAAKRTSDLIPLCHPLPITKIGVAFTADRDLPGFHIEATVKTTGQTGVEMEALTAASVAALTVFDMSKAVDKTMQINELRVVLKDGGKSGRFEAQ
- a CDS encoding molybdopterin molybdotransferase MoeA, with amino-acid sequence MITVAQALDHLFELVKPLDIETVPLRRASGRILARDGVAARTQPPFHAASMDGYAMRRSEAEPDAMLKVVGEAAAGHSYQGKLGPGQCTRIFTGAPMPQEADFVVIQEDVTRRGDVITLNRDMDTKDNVRPAGGDFKVGDKIEAPRRLGAPDVALLAAMNIAEVPVTRRPIVAIMATGDELVMPGETPGPDQIIASNSFGLAAQLEALGAETRMIPIARDTVASLKTAFALAASADLIVTIGGASVGDHDLVAPVAADLGMKQSFYKVAMRPGKPLMAGRLNDVPMIGLPGNPVSALVCGLIFVAPVVRAMLGLPAGAAPRMVTQLAATLPKNGPREHYMRAKVTPDGLRAFDRQDSSLLTVLADSNALLVRAPHDPARETGESVSYLPL
- the lexA gene encoding transcriptional repressor LexA; its protein translation is MLTKKQLDLLEFIQKRMQRDGVPPSFDEMKEALDLRSKSGIHRLITALEERGFIRRLAHRARAIEIVKLPESLGGNPTSGFNPRIIEGDKPDAPKPAGAQSVTSAFAIELPLMGRIAAGVPIEAINQQSHNVAVPSQMLSGSGEHYALEVRGDSMIEAGINDGDVVVIKETSVADNGDIVVALVEDHEATLKRYMRKGQSIALEAANPAYETRIFKDDQVKVQGKLVGLIRTY